From a region of the Actinopolymorpha singaporensis genome:
- a CDS encoding ABC transporter permease, whose protein sequence is MTAVTDGPPATGQTSSEIYVASQRKLIWWRFRKNRLAVAGAVVLGLVYLLAAFCEFWAPATPDTYRATYSYAPPQRIHVSFQGGLHFFVDDYRSQVSRKTLLREFTPDPNQRVALRFFPHGEKYKLWGVFPTTVHFFGPVQPGRPLYLLGADEQGRDLLTRLIYGSRVSMSVGLIGVGLGLVLGTALGGVSGYFGGVTDTLIQRIIEFIMSVPTLPLWLGLAAAVPPGWGPIKTYFAITLILSLIGWTGLARVIRSRFLQIRSEDYVLAAELDGVRRSRIIGRHMLPAFTSHIIATLTLSIPGMILGETALSFLGLGLQPPVVSWGVLLQDAQNIRVLSTAPWLLLSGAAVVIAVVALNFLGDGLRDAADPYDS, encoded by the coding sequence ATGACCGCCGTGACAGACGGGCCCCCGGCGACCGGACAGACGTCGAGTGAGATCTATGTCGCTTCTCAACGCAAGCTGATCTGGTGGCGCTTCCGGAAGAACCGGTTGGCTGTCGCCGGCGCGGTCGTTCTGGGCCTCGTCTACCTCCTGGCCGCCTTCTGTGAGTTCTGGGCGCCGGCCACACCGGACACCTATCGTGCGACCTACAGCTACGCGCCTCCGCAGCGGATCCACGTGTCGTTCCAGGGCGGCCTGCACTTCTTCGTCGACGACTACAGGTCACAGGTAAGCCGCAAGACGCTGCTGCGTGAGTTCACACCCGATCCCAACCAGCGGGTCGCCCTCCGCTTCTTCCCCCACGGAGAGAAGTACAAGCTGTGGGGCGTCTTTCCCACCACGGTTCACTTCTTCGGGCCCGTGCAGCCCGGGCGCCCGCTCTACCTCCTCGGCGCCGACGAGCAGGGACGTGACCTACTGACCAGGCTGATCTACGGGAGCCGGGTCTCGATGTCGGTCGGCCTGATCGGAGTGGGTCTCGGACTCGTGCTGGGCACCGCCCTCGGCGGAGTCTCCGGCTACTTCGGCGGGGTCACCGACACGTTGATCCAACGGATCATCGAGTTCATCATGTCGGTGCCGACCCTGCCCTTGTGGCTCGGCCTGGCGGCGGCCGTGCCACCAGGCTGGGGTCCGATCAAGACGTACTTCGCGATCACCCTGATCCTCTCGCTGATCGGCTGGACCGGCCTGGCCCGGGTGATCCGCAGCCGCTTCCTGCAGATCAGGTCCGAGGACTACGTTCTCGCGGCGGAGTTGGACGGTGTGCGGCGGTCACGAATCATCGGCCGCCACATGCTGCCGGCGTTCACCAGCCACATCATCGCAACCCTCACCCTGTCCATCCCGGGCATGATCCTCGGCGAGACCGCGCTGTCGTTCCTCGGTCTGGGCCTGCAGCCACCCGTGGTCAGCTGGGGAGTTCTCCTGCAGGACGCACAGAACATCAGGGTTCTATCGACAGCACCGTGGTTGCTGTTGTCGGGGGCCGCCGTCGTGATCGCGGTCGTGGCGCTCAACTTCCTGGGCGACGGCCTACGCGACGCCGCCGACCCCTACGACAGCTGA
- a CDS encoding ABC transporter ATP-binding protein, which produces MPGEVPPLLSVRGLRTGFDLDEGHVRAVDGVDLTVRSGHTLCVVGESGCGKSITARSILQLVERPGRIIEGQVLYRLGQDHRLLKAPHPSRQDRAAVRAATDGMLDLTRLDPKGTAIRAVRGSEIAMIFQEPMVSLSPVHTIGHQIAENIRTHEEVTKKEARERTIDELRRVGIPRPERRFDSYTFQLSGGMRQRAMIAMALACRPKLLIADEPTTALDVTTQAQILELIQELQEQFDMAVMLITHDLGVVAEVADEVAVMYLGLVVEQCGVDDLFHDPRHPYTKALLDSIPTVGPRAKRRLTAIRGMVPHPYDRPVGCPFHTRCVSAMPGVCDAVVPPTQAVTGPDGTVDRAVRCLLYDSAESVRRGPITAGEAGR; this is translated from the coding sequence ATGCCAGGCGAAGTTCCGCCGCTGCTGAGTGTTCGAGGCCTGCGAACCGGCTTCGACCTCGACGAGGGACATGTACGCGCGGTCGACGGCGTCGACCTCACGGTGCGAAGCGGCCACACGTTGTGCGTCGTGGGTGAGTCGGGCTGCGGGAAGAGCATCACCGCCAGGTCGATCCTCCAGCTGGTGGAACGTCCAGGCCGAATCATCGAGGGTCAGGTGCTCTACCGACTCGGTCAGGACCACCGTCTCCTGAAGGCTCCGCACCCTTCTCGACAGGATCGCGCCGCGGTGCGTGCCGCCACCGACGGCATGCTCGACCTGACGCGCCTCGATCCGAAGGGAACCGCGATCCGGGCTGTCCGTGGCAGCGAGATCGCGATGATCTTCCAGGAGCCGATGGTCTCGCTGAGTCCTGTCCACACGATCGGGCACCAGATCGCGGAAAACATCCGCACCCACGAGGAGGTGACCAAGAAGGAAGCGCGGGAGCGGACCATCGACGAACTCCGAAGAGTCGGCATCCCGCGACCGGAGCGTAGGTTCGACTCCTACACCTTCCAGCTCTCCGGTGGTATGCGACAGCGCGCGATGATCGCGATGGCACTGGCGTGTCGACCGAAGCTACTCATCGCCGACGAACCCACCACAGCCCTCGACGTCACCACCCAGGCTCAGATCCTCGAACTCATTCAGGAACTACAGGAGCAGTTCGACATGGCGGTGATGCTGATCACGCACGATCTGGGAGTGGTGGCCGAGGTTGCCGACGAGGTGGCCGTCATGTACCTCGGCCTCGTCGTCGAGCAGTGCGGTGTCGACGACCTCTTCCACGATCCGCGGCATCCGTACACGAAGGCGCTTCTGGACTCGATCCCGACGGTGGGCCCCAGGGCCAAACGCAGACTCACGGCGATTCGCGGCATGGTCCCGCATCCGTACGACCGGCCGGTGGGGTGCCCTTTCCACACTCGCTGCGTTTCCGCGATGCCGGGTGTGTGCGATGCCGTCGTACCGCCCACGCAGGCGGTCACCGGACCCGACGGGACCGTGGACCGCGCGGTCCGATGCCTGCTGTACGACTCCGCCGAGTCGGTGCGGAGAGGGCCGATCACGGCGGGGGAGGCAGGGCGATGA